DNA sequence from the Myxocyprinus asiaticus isolate MX2 ecotype Aquarium Trade chromosome 3, UBuf_Myxa_2, whole genome shotgun sequence genome:
ttcccgcaattgttgctgtgtaaatacatttatgcagctGTAAAGACGGAGTAAAGATGGACGGCTCTCGATAAGCATTTGGTGAGTCACGTCCACATGAGAAACTTGCAGAATGAAGAACTGTTGAGAAATAGCAGTTATTAATGACAATAATATGAATAGGTAAAATAAAAGACTGAAAGAGGGAAAAGGACTTGAAGTAAATCAGAGGTGTTCCAAACAAACCCAGAAAAACCTTGTATAAATAACTACTGTAAAAGTTTATGGCTTATAGGCTTATAGACGTATGGGAGGCTATTTCAGTGTGACACATATTGTAACAAACAGGCATTTTAATATCTAtatttcactttttaaaaaacatctcatacaaagttattttataaaaagatattaaaaaaaaattaaataaatcaaaaacaaaggatgattaaaagaatcaaaaacaaccaaaaataaaagtgtCTAATTAAgggatttaattaataaatagtcctaaatatggaaatatgcaagCAAGCCTAGTTTAAATCATTAATGTActatattgttgtcacatgacctcactattttgtttaatttctgcaagTGCCATCCGGTTAACAAAAACTTCATGATGTGTCCaactccacatctaatttaaagaaactaGATATTCAGATTCACTTAGATGTTAATAGTGGAGATGTAGCGattcagataagataataatgacttatcacatgcaattcttccaattgtgccttgcctttataaatatgtattctaaaagtattctgaatatgttactttttaatgtgatatattcaGAAAACGTTATAGAATACATTTAAGAGTATTTAGTAATTagcccagaatactttcttaAAGTAATCCGCCCAACCCTGCTTTTTGTTGGAAAAACtacactgttttgaaaacaactgAGCTACTgccatgctactgaaaaatgtagataAGTTACTAGTGTAGCTACTTTTAGATAGTTAATCCCCAAAACTGCTAATACTGACCATACTGTAAATCTTACACACAATGACTCATAATATCATTAAATACATACTTAAATCATAAAAAGAAACAACTAAACAATtataaaatcatcaaattaataattaaatcactaaaaaatttataaatgtcccttatattttattttagcacTAGTTTATTGTGTCCATTTTCATCTTAGCATTATCTTTGGGTTGATTTTTCATTTAAGTAAGTGCAagctttgttttttctttttcatttactATTATTGGTACATCACTCAACAAcgatttcattatgtatttaatgatttcatAAAAtttaatttggccctccataaatACCAGACAGGTCAAGACATCATGCAATATGttatacaaaaacaaatacaaaaaaacaaaaacagcaagagTACCACACATCACCTGGATTGCCATGACCTTatataatgaaaaactaatgaatGGAAAAAGTCAACTAAAGTGATTAGTTTCAATTAGTTTATTCAGAATATGGTTAATGGGTAGATTTGTTTTCTGTATCAAGTAGAATTTAACAGTAGGAGCCCCATTCAGGCTGGGTGTACATAATGCCTCATTGAATCTGAAGCACCTTTAACATTGTCATGAATGggcaatgtttttccaaacaGAATAATACAAACCACCTGCTGTATGTAGATCTTTATTTTTGGATAGAGCCTCTTTTGGCCACTCTAATTTGTTGTTCTTATGAGAAAGATGATGCCTGTCATCATAGTTTGTTGTCAAGTAGTTATTATTCACTTGTACTCTTCAACAGGTCTATAATCCTGTCAAATTGTTTAAAAGTATGAGGATTCTGGAATTATATCCCCTCTTAAAAGAACCCTGTGGTCTTTGTATTGAACTCAAGCCATGCTGCAGGAAATCTTAATTAACTTTCCACCAAACAAAACCCTTGAGCTCTGTTAGTGGCCTCATCAATGcctttttgtgtttatattttggtTAATAGCCATATAATCTTGACAAAGCAAGATAATGCATCTATAGAAACGTGGCAGACAGCAGATATTGACTGGTAGGCCTATATAAGGATACGAGGAAGCCACCATCCTCAAACCAGCTTTCAAGACAAGCAAGAGACAGCAGCTGAACAAGAAAAGCAAGAATGAAACTCTCTGCTGGGACCGTCATCCTAACTGTTGCAATTTTGTCAGAGTGCTACTTCCGATCTGCCGCAATCCCCATGATTCCCAAAGCTGATGAGATGGAACCAGACCTGCAAGGCTTGAGTGAAATCTTGGAGGACAACACTCTGAGATCTGCACCAGAAAGCTCCAGGATCATCGTAGTGGTTGACTCCGATCTGCTGAGGACCCTAAAATCTCTGAACAGAGGAGTTTCTCATCTCAGCCTTCCCGAGAGTATTCTTAGCACAGAGCGCagagatgccacttcagagcTGAGTCCGAGCATCGCCATCATTAAGAGGGACACCATGAGATGTATGGTGGGACGAGTGTATCGGCCATGCTGGGAGGTGTAGATCTTCTAGGATGGCGAGGAGAAGAACATGAGCTGCTGATGTCGATAGATTTCATCTTCCCTAATGTGTTGCTTAAAGAGAATGTAAATGTTGATGTTATTTATCTGAACTACATGTCTTGCAATTAAATGCTGAAAAGATTACTCCACAAGATCTTGTCTATTCTGATCTCATGTGTCTCTACCGTTTGTGTCCCATTTGAATATTTGATCTGCGGGTGGCGTGATCAATATTTGTGTGGTCAGGAGGTGCACACctctacatttatgcatttggcagatgcttttatccaaagcaacataaattgcattcaaggtatatatttttatcagtttctgtgttccctgggaatcaaacccatgatcttggtgttgctagcgACATGTTCTATTAGTTTTAAAAAGAGTAAAAGGGTGTTTTAGCATTTACTGAATATTTTGCATtacttaaaggtgatgtgtgtaattttttagatGCAGAGTCAAAGTTACTAAAATTACTAAAAGTAAACCAGGTTCGTAGGTTGACCTTTTAAAAGAGTGTAAACATTgcggctctgtggtgctttcaaatcATTGTTCTGTTTAAGCAGCTTGATATGTTAAACTCTGGCTCAATCAATAGCGTGAGTTTAGGGAGGGACTACCTGTTTGGATGACCAGTGGAAGTTGGGGGGAGTATTAGGAAAATGGTCTGTTTAGTGCTACTAggtgcacagaaattacacactgcaacttttttttttttatgtgactcATACGTATCgtggcaatttcctggtgaaataaacactagaggcacttaAACAACGAGTTTTATTCGCTTTCACACAAAtaacgagtaaaacggcagattatccaTTCATAAACTcttaatgctatcttatgacatcaaaacacatttactatagtgcataacttgtaaggcaatacattttaacatttgcactaTATAATCAACTACGgtacatttaaaagcttgttcggggtgtgatcaaattgcgtgaTAGTTctactgatagagcgttgcactcacaagtcgacacgtgagctgaaagcatcatagaag
Encoded proteins:
- the LOC127426764 gene encoding pro-MCH 1-like, producing MKLSAGTVILTVAILSECYFRSAAIPMIPKADEMEPDLQGLSEILEDNTLRSAPESSRIIVVVDSDLLRTLKSLNRGVSHLSLPESILSTERRDATSELSPSIAIIKRDTMRCMVGRVYRPCWEV